One Chloroflexota bacterium genomic window carries:
- a CDS encoding Rieske (2Fe-2S) protein codes for MSKITRRDFLKIVNKVLAATGLAAIFGPIVAYFYPPKLEEVPAEPVLVATEAELPVGKAQTVSFGRYPALVIHTPEGLRAYSAVCTHFACICKWDEAKNQIVCPCHDGFFRPKDGSVISGPPPAGLKVLQTEIKDGNIYVSAGGEA; via the coding sequence ATGAGCAAAATCACCCGCCGCGATTTCCTGAAAATCGTCAATAAAGTTCTGGCTGCCACCGGGTTGGCCGCCATCTTTGGCCCCATTGTGGCCTATTTCTACCCGCCCAAACTGGAAGAAGTGCCAGCCGAGCCGGTGTTGGTAGCAACCGAAGCCGAACTGCCTGTGGGTAAGGCCCAAACAGTATCCTTCGGACGTTACCCGGCCCTGGTCATCCACACGCCCGAAGGTTTACGCGCTTATTCTGCAGTTTGCACGCATTTCGCCTGCATCTGCAAATGGGATGAAGCCAAAAATCAAATCGTATGCCCTTGCCACGATGGTTTCTTCCGCCCCAAGGATGGCAGTGTCATCTCCGGCCCGCCGCCCGCGGGATTGAAAGTACTCCAGACCGAGATTAAAGATGGCAATATTTACGTCAGCGCGGGAGGTGAGGCATGA